A stretch of Myceligenerans xiligouense DNA encodes these proteins:
- a CDS encoding DNA-directed RNA polymerase subunit beta', with protein MLDVNIFDELRIGLATADNIRAWSHGEVKKPETINYRTLKPEKDGLFCEKIFGPTRDWECYCGKYKRVRFKGIICERCGVEVTRSKVRRERMAHIELAAPVTHIWFFKGVPSRLGYLLDLAPKDLEKVIYFAAYMITAVDDEARQEDLPNLQNEIDLEKKEITDRRDNEINTRATKLEQDLAELEAEGAKADARRKVRDSAEREMAQLRKRADQELDRLEQVWDRFKNLKVADLEGDEMLYRALQDRYGTYFEGAMGAAAIQKRLETFDLEAEAESLKETIRTGKGQRKTRALKRLKVVNAFLTTTNSPTAMVLDAVPVIPPDLRPMVQLDGGRFATSDLNDLYRRVINRNNRLKRLLDLGAPEIIVNNEKRMLQEAVDSLFDNGRRGRPVTGPGNRPLKSISDMLKGKQGRFRQNLLGKRVDYSGRSVIVVGPQLKLHQCGLPKQMALELFKPFVMKRLVELNHAQNIKSAKRMVERTRPVVWDVLEEVITEHPVLLNRAPTLHRLGIQAFEPQLVEGKAIHLHPLVCAAFNADFDGDQMAVHLPLSAEAQAEARILMLSSNNILKPSDGRPVTMPSQDMIIGLHHLTSDRPDAVGEGRAFASVAEALMAFDRHQLDINAKIKLRIDDLVPPKGFETPEGWEEGQPILFETTLGRYLFNETLPVDYPYENGVADKKRLSAIVNDLAERYPKVEVAAALDALKDAGYYWATRSGVTIAISDVAAPEAKAQILDDHEARALKVQQQFERGLITDDERRQELIELWTQATDKVAQVMRENLESDSRNTVLRMVGSGARGNWMQVRQIAGMRGLVANPKGEIIPRPIKSNYREGLSVLEYFIATHGARKGLADTALRTADSGYLTRRLVDVSQDVIIREEDCGTQRGLTHPVAEKLDDGSLVPHPLVETSVYGRTFATDILDADGNVVAGAGEDCGDVAIAAVVAAGVADVKVRSVLTCESRVGACAKCYGRSLATGKLVDIGEAVGIIAAQSIGEPGTQLTMRTFHTGGVAAAEDITQGLPRVTELFEARTPKGEAPIAEFTGTIEIEDTERTRHIVLKPDDGAEEIKYPVTKRATLLVHDGDHVAVGTQFVKGAVDPKKVLRILGPRATQSHLVEQVQETYRSQGVDIHDKHIEVIVRQMLRRVTVLDSGDSELLPGELAERMRFEDANRKAVAEGGQPAAGRPELMGITKASLATDSWLSAASFQETTRVLTEASMSGRRDPLLGLKENVIIGKLIPSGTGLARYRNVEVEPTEQAKAELYPSFGYDDIDFPTLGMGSGEAIPLEDLDFGDFR; from the coding sequence TTGCTCGACGTCAACATCTTCGACGAGCTGCGCATCGGCCTCGCCACGGCCGACAACATCCGCGCCTGGTCGCACGGCGAGGTCAAGAAGCCCGAGACCATCAACTACCGCACCCTGAAGCCGGAGAAGGACGGGCTCTTCTGCGAGAAGATCTTCGGCCCCACCCGGGACTGGGAGTGCTACTGCGGCAAGTACAAGCGCGTGCGCTTCAAGGGCATCATCTGCGAGCGCTGCGGCGTGGAGGTCACGCGCTCCAAGGTGCGCCGTGAGCGCATGGCCCACATCGAGCTCGCCGCTCCCGTCACGCACATCTGGTTCTTCAAGGGTGTGCCCTCGCGCCTTGGCTACCTGCTGGATCTCGCGCCGAAGGACCTCGAGAAGGTCATCTACTTCGCCGCGTACATGATCACGGCGGTCGACGACGAGGCGCGCCAGGAGGACCTGCCCAACCTGCAGAACGAGATCGACCTCGAGAAGAAGGAGATCACGGACCGCAGGGACAACGAGATCAACACCCGGGCCACCAAGCTCGAGCAGGATCTCGCCGAGCTGGAGGCCGAGGGCGCCAAGGCCGACGCGCGCCGCAAGGTCCGCGACTCCGCCGAGCGCGAGATGGCTCAGCTGCGCAAGCGGGCGGACCAGGAGCTGGACCGCCTGGAGCAGGTCTGGGACCGCTTCAAGAACCTCAAGGTCGCGGACCTCGAGGGCGACGAGATGCTGTACCGCGCCCTGCAGGACCGCTACGGCACCTACTTCGAGGGCGCCATGGGCGCGGCGGCGATCCAGAAGCGCCTGGAGACCTTCGACCTGGAGGCCGAGGCGGAGTCGCTGAAGGAGACCATCCGCACCGGTAAGGGCCAGCGCAAGACGCGTGCGCTCAAGCGCCTGAAGGTCGTCAACGCGTTCCTCACCACGACCAACTCGCCGACGGCGATGGTGCTCGACGCCGTCCCGGTCATCCCGCCGGACCTGCGCCCGATGGTGCAGCTCGACGGTGGCCGCTTCGCGACGTCGGACCTGAACGACCTCTACCGCCGCGTGATCAACCGGAACAACCGCCTCAAGCGGCTGCTGGACCTCGGCGCGCCGGAGATCATCGTCAACAACGAGAAGCGGATGCTCCAGGAGGCCGTGGACTCGCTGTTCGACAACGGCCGTCGTGGCCGGCCCGTCACGGGTCCCGGCAACCGTCCGCTGAAGTCGATCTCCGACATGCTCAAGGGCAAGCAGGGCCGGTTCCGCCAGAACCTGCTCGGCAAGCGCGTCGACTACTCGGGCCGTTCGGTCATCGTGGTCGGCCCGCAGCTCAAGCTGCACCAGTGCGGCCTGCCGAAGCAGATGGCGCTCGAGCTGTTCAAGCCGTTCGTCATGAAGCGGCTCGTGGAGCTCAACCACGCGCAGAACATCAAGAGCGCCAAGCGCATGGTCGAGCGCACGCGCCCGGTCGTGTGGGACGTGCTCGAAGAGGTCATCACCGAGCACCCGGTGCTGCTGAACCGTGCGCCGACGCTGCACCGCCTGGGCATCCAGGCGTTCGAGCCGCAGCTCGTCGAGGGTAAGGCCATCCACCTGCACCCGCTCGTGTGCGCGGCGTTCAACGCCGACTTCGACGGCGACCAGATGGCGGTCCACCTGCCGCTGAGCGCCGAGGCGCAGGCCGAGGCCCGCATCCTCATGCTGTCCAGCAACAACATCCTCAAGCCGTCGGACGGCCGCCCGGTGACCATGCCCTCGCAGGACATGATCATCGGTCTGCACCACCTGACGAGCGACCGTCCGGACGCGGTCGGCGAGGGCCGGGCGTTCGCGTCGGTGGCCGAGGCCCTGATGGCCTTCGACCGCCACCAGCTGGACATCAACGCCAAGATCAAGCTGCGTATCGACGACCTGGTGCCGCCGAAGGGCTTCGAGACCCCGGAGGGCTGGGAAGAAGGCCAGCCGATCCTGTTCGAGACGACGCTCGGCCGTTACCTGTTCAACGAGACGCTGCCGGTCGACTACCCGTACGAGAACGGTGTGGCCGACAAGAAGCGCCTCTCGGCGATCGTCAACGACCTGGCGGAGCGCTACCCGAAGGTCGAGGTCGCCGCGGCGCTGGACGCGCTGAAGGACGCCGGCTACTACTGGGCCACGCGTTCGGGCGTCACGATCGCGATCAGCGACGTGGCCGCGCCGGAGGCGAAGGCTCAGATCCTCGACGACCACGAGGCCCGCGCCCTGAAGGTGCAGCAGCAGTTCGAGCGCGGTCTGATCACCGACGACGAGCGTCGCCAGGAGCTCATCGAGCTGTGGACGCAGGCGACGGACAAGGTCGCGCAGGTCATGCGGGAGAACCTCGAGTCGGACTCGCGCAACACCGTGCTCCGCATGGTGGGCTCGGGCGCCCGTGGTAACTGGATGCAGGTGCGTCAGATCGCCGGTATGCGCGGCCTCGTGGCGAACCCGAAGGGCGAGATCATTCCTCGCCCGATCAAGTCCAACTACCGTGAGGGCCTGTCCGTCCTCGAGTACTTCATCGCGACGCACGGTGCGCGAAAGGGTCTCGCGGACACGGCGCTGCGTACGGCGGACTCGGGTTACCTGACCCGTCGCCTGGTGGACGTCTCGCAGGACGTGATCATCCGCGAGGAGGACTGCGGTACCCAGCGCGGCCTCACCCACCCGGTCGCCGAGAAGCTCGACGACGGTTCGCTGGTTCCGCACCCGCTGGTGGAGACGAGCGTCTACGGACGCACGTTCGCGACCGACATCCTCGACGCGGACGGGAACGTCGTGGCCGGCGCCGGAGAGGACTGCGGCGACGTGGCCATCGCGGCCGTCGTCGCGGCGGGTGTCGCGGACGTCAAGGTGCGTTCGGTGCTCACCTGCGAGTCCCGCGTGGGCGCCTGCGCCAAGTGCTACGGCCGCTCCCTGGCCACGGGCAAGCTCGTGGACATCGGCGAGGCCGTCGGCATCATCGCGGCGCAGTCGATCGGTGAGCCGGGTACCCAGCTCACGATGCGTACCTTCCACACCGGTGGTGTGGCGGCCGCGGAGGACATCACGCAGGGTCTGCCGCGTGTCACCGAGCTCTTCGAGGCCCGTACCCCGAAGGGTGAGGCGCCGATCGCCGAGTTCACCGGCACGATCGAGATCGAGGACACGGAGCGGACACGGCACATCGTCCTCAAGCCGGACGACGGCGCGGAGGAGATCAAGTACCCGGTCACCAAGCGCGCGACACTGCTCGTGCACGACGGCGACCACGTGGCGGTCGGTACCCAGTTCGTCAAGGGCGCCGTCGACCCGAAGAAGGTGCTGCGCATCCTCGGCCCGCGTGCCACGCAGAGCCACCTGGTGGAGCAGGTCCAGGAGACCTACCGCTCGCAGGGTGTGGACATCCACGACAAGCACATCGAGGTCATCGTGCGGCAGATGCTGCGCCGCGTGACCGTGCTGGACTCGGGTGACTCCGAGCTCCTGCCGGGCGAACTCGCCGAGCGCATGCGCTTCGAGGACGCGAACCGCAAGGCGGTGGCGGAGGGCGGCCAGCCGGCTGCCGGCCGTCCGGAGCTCATGGGTATCACCAAGGCGTCGCTCGCCACCGACTCGTGGCTCTCGGCGGCCTCCTTCCAGGAGACCACCCGCGTGCTCACCGAGGCTTCGATGAGCGGCCGGCGTGACCCGCTGCTCGGCCTCAAGGAGAACGTCATCATCGGTAAGCTCATCCCCTCCGGCACGGGCCTCGCCCGCTACCGGAACGTGGAGGTCGAGCCGACGGAGCAGGCCAAGGCGGAGCTGTACCCGAGCTTCGGGTACGACGACATCGACTTCCCGACGCTCGGTATGGGCTCGGGCGAGGCGATCCCGCTGGAGGACCTGGACTTCGGCGACTTCCGCTGA
- the rpoB gene encoding DNA-directed RNA polymerase subunit beta, protein MAASRTPSAPSADAIANRTASRRVSFAKIHEPLEVPDLLGLQTESFDWLLGNADWQARVAAAKAGGRNDVPEASGLEEIFEEISPIEDFGQSMSLSFSNHRFEPPKYSADECKEKDFTFAAPLFVTAEFVNYTTGEIKSQTVFMGDFPLMTARGTFIINGTERVVVSQLVRSPGVYFERTPDKTSDKDVFSAKMIPSRGAWLEFEIDKRDAVGVRVDRKRKQPVTVLLKALGVSEAQIREEFADFPSVLDTLEKDHVHTEDEALVDLYRKIRPGEPPTVEAGRTLLENFYFNPKRYDLAKVGRYKLGKKVGTDAPLADSTLSVSDIVATIKYLAALHADVETIGGLRNGEPVDIRVETDDIDHFGNRRIRAVGELIQNQVRTGLSRMERVVRERMTTQDVEAITPQTLINIRPVVASIREFFGTSQLSQFMDQNNPLAGLTHKRRLSALGPGGLSRDRAGMEVRDVHPSHYGRMCPIETPEGPNIGLIGSLASFGRINPFGFIETPYRKVVNGRVTDEVEYLTSDDEDRHVIAQANTSLTADGAFETDRVLVRTKGGETNDVPATDVDYMDVSPRQMVSVATALIPFLEHDDANRALMGANMQRQAVPLVRSEMPVVGTGMERRAAIDAGDVIVATKPGVVTEVSADLVLVANDDGTTGSYRVHKFIRSNQGTSYNQRVLVDEGQRVEVGSVLADGPATDEGELALGKNLLVAFMSWEGHNYEDAIILSQRLVEDDVLSSIHIEEHEVDARDTKLGPEEITRDIPNVSEEVLGDLDERGIVRIGAEVGAGDILVGKVTPKGETELTPEERLLRAIFGEKAREVRDTSLKVPHGESGTVIAVREFNREDGDELPAGVNQLVRVYIANRRKITVGDKLAGRHGNKGVISKILPVEDMPFLEDGTPVDVILNPLGVPGRMNVGQVLETHLGWVAKQGWDVADAEDPKAEWLDNVPQIARSSDAGTPVATPVFDGLQEDALRGLIATTRPNRDGERMVGPDGKARLFDGRSGEPFPEPISTGYMYILKLHHLVDDKIHARSTGPYSMITQQPLGGKAQFGGQRFGEMEVWALEAYGAAYTLQELLTIKSDDVPGRVKVYEAIVKGENIPDSGIPESFKVLLKEMQSLCLNVEVLSSDGAAIEMKESDDEVYRAAEELGIDLSRRPNSASTVDEI, encoded by the coding sequence TTGGCTGCCTCGCGCACCCCTTCAGCACCGTCCGCCGACGCCATCGCGAACCGTACCGCCTCCCGCCGCGTCTCTTTCGCCAAGATCCACGAACCGCTCGAAGTCCCCGATCTGCTCGGTCTGCAGACCGAGAGCTTCGACTGGCTGCTCGGCAATGCCGACTGGCAGGCCCGGGTCGCCGCGGCGAAGGCCGGCGGCCGGAACGACGTCCCGGAGGCCTCCGGCCTGGAAGAGATCTTCGAGGAGATCTCGCCGATCGAGGATTTCGGCCAGTCGATGTCCCTGTCGTTCTCCAACCACCGCTTCGAGCCGCCGAAGTACTCGGCGGACGAATGCAAGGAGAAGGACTTCACGTTTGCGGCCCCGTTGTTCGTGACCGCGGAGTTCGTGAACTACACGACCGGTGAGATCAAGAGCCAGACCGTTTTCATGGGTGATTTCCCGCTCATGACCGCGCGCGGCACGTTCATCATCAACGGCACCGAGCGCGTCGTCGTCTCGCAGCTCGTGCGCAGTCCCGGCGTGTACTTCGAGCGCACCCCGGACAAGACCAGCGACAAGGACGTCTTCTCCGCGAAGATGATCCCGTCGCGTGGTGCGTGGCTGGAGTTCGAGATCGACAAGCGCGACGCCGTCGGCGTGCGCGTCGACCGCAAGCGCAAGCAGCCGGTTACGGTGCTCCTGAAGGCGCTCGGCGTGAGCGAGGCGCAGATCCGCGAGGAGTTCGCGGACTTCCCGTCGGTGCTGGACACGCTGGAGAAGGACCACGTCCACACCGAGGACGAGGCCCTCGTCGACCTGTACCGCAAGATCCGCCCGGGCGAGCCGCCGACGGTCGAGGCCGGTCGCACGCTGCTGGAGAACTTCTACTTCAACCCGAAGCGGTACGACCTGGCGAAGGTCGGCCGGTACAAGCTCGGCAAGAAGGTCGGTACGGACGCCCCGCTGGCCGACTCGACGCTGTCCGTGAGCGACATCGTCGCGACGATCAAGTACCTCGCCGCACTGCACGCCGACGTGGAAACCATCGGTGGTCTGCGCAACGGCGAGCCGGTCGACATCCGCGTCGAGACGGACGACATCGACCACTTCGGCAACCGCCGCATCCGCGCCGTGGGCGAGCTCATCCAGAACCAGGTCCGTACGGGCCTGTCCCGCATGGAGCGCGTCGTGCGTGAGCGTATGACCACGCAGGACGTCGAGGCCATCACGCCGCAGACGCTGATCAACATCCGGCCGGTCGTGGCGTCGATCCGCGAGTTCTTCGGTACGTCCCAGCTGTCGCAGTTCATGGACCAGAACAACCCGCTGGCCGGCCTGACGCACAAGCGCCGCCTGTCCGCGCTCGGTCCGGGCGGTCTCTCGCGCGACCGCGCCGGCATGGAGGTCCGTGACGTCCACCCGTCGCACTACGGCCGCATGTGCCCGATCGAGACGCCGGAAGGCCCGAACATCGGTCTGATCGGCTCGCTCGCGTCGTTCGGCCGCATCAACCCGTTCGGCTTCATCGAGACGCCGTACCGCAAGGTGGTGAACGGCCGCGTCACGGACGAGGTCGAGTACCTGACGTCCGACGACGAGGACCGCCACGTCATCGCGCAGGCGAACACGTCGCTGACCGCGGACGGCGCCTTCGAGACGGACCGCGTCCTGGTCCGCACCAAGGGCGGCGAGACCAACGACGTCCCGGCCACCGATGTCGACTACATGGACGTCTCGCCGCGTCAGATGGTGTCGGTCGCCACCGCGCTGATCCCGTTCCTCGAGCACGACGACGCGAACCGCGCCCTCATGGGCGCCAACATGCAGCGCCAGGCGGTGCCGCTGGTCCGCTCGGAGATGCCGGTGGTCGGTACGGGCATGGAGCGCCGTGCCGCCATCGACGCGGGCGACGTGATCGTGGCGACCAAGCCCGGTGTGGTCACCGAGGTGTCCGCCGACCTGGTCCTGGTCGCGAACGACGACGGCACCACCGGTTCCTACCGCGTGCACAAGTTCATCCGCTCGAACCAGGGCACCAGCTACAACCAGCGGGTGCTCGTGGACGAGGGGCAGCGCGTCGAGGTCGGTTCGGTCCTTGCGGACGGCCCGGCCACCGACGAGGGCGAGCTCGCCCTGGGCAAGAACCTCCTCGTGGCGTTTATGTCGTGGGAGGGCCACAACTACGAGGACGCGATCATCCTGAGCCAGCGGCTCGTGGAGGACGACGTCCTGTCCTCGATCCACATCGAGGAGCACGAGGTCGACGCGCGCGACACGAAGCTCGGTCCGGAGGAGATCACGCGGGACATCCCGAACGTCTCCGAGGAGGTCCTGGGTGACCTCGACGAGCGTGGCATCGTCCGCATCGGTGCCGAGGTCGGCGCCGGCGACATCCTGGTCGGCAAGGTCACCCCGAAGGGCGAGACCGAGCTCACCCCGGAGGAGCGTCTGCTGCGCGCGATCTTCGGCGAAAAGGCCCGCGAGGTGCGCGACACCTCCCTCAAGGTGCCCCACGGCGAGTCCGGCACGGTCATCGCGGTGCGCGAGTTCAACCGGGAGGACGGCGACGAGCTGCCCGCCGGTGTGAACCAGCTGGTGCGTGTCTACATCGCGAACCGCCGCAAGATCACCGTCGGTGACAAGCTGGCCGGCCGCCACGGCAACAAGGGCGTCATCTCGAAGATCCTGCCGGTCGAGGACATGCCGTTCCTCGAGGACGGCACGCCCGTCGACGTGATCCTGAACCCGCTGGGCGTGCCCGGTCGTATGAACGTGGGCCAGGTCCTGGAGACACACCTCGGGTGGGTCGCCAAGCAGGGGTGGGACGTCGCCGACGCCGAGGACCCGAAGGCCGAGTGGCTCGACAACGTGCCCCAGATCGCGCGGTCGAGCGATGCGGGTACCCCGGTCGCCACCCCGGTGTTCGACGGTCTGCAGGAGGACGCGCTGCGTGGCCTCATCGCCACGACCCGGCCGAACCGCGACGGCGAGCGCATGGTCGGTCCGGATGGCAAGGCGCGGCTGTTCGACGGCCGCTCCGGCGAGCCGTTCCCGGAGCCGATCTCGACCGGCTACATGTACATCCTGAAGCTCCACCACCTGGTGGACGACAAGATCCACGCCCGCTCGACCGGTCCGTACTCGATGATCACGCAGCAGCCGCTGGGTGGTAAGGCGCAGTTCGGCGGTCAGCGTTTCGGCGAGATGGAGGTCTGGGCCCTGGAGGCGTACGGCGCCGCCTACACGCTGCAGGAGCTGCTCACCATCAAGTCCGACGACGTCCCCGGGCGCGTCAAGGTCTACGAGGCCATCGTCAAGGGCGAGAACATCCCCGACTCGGGTATCCCGGAGTCCTTCAAGGTGCTCCTGAAGGAGATGCAGTCGCTCTGCCTGAACGTGGAGGTGCTGTCCAGCGACGGCGCCGCCATCGAGATGAAGGAGTCCGACGACGAGGTGTACCGCGCCGCGGAGGAGCTCGGGATCGACCTGTCCCGGCGCCCGAACTCGGCGTCCACCGTCGACGAGATCTGA
- the rplL gene encoding 50S ribosomal protein L7/L12 yields MAKLSTDELLSAFEELTLIELSEFVKAFEEKFDVTAAAPAAVAVAAPAGGDGAAPAEEEKSEFDVVLTAAGDKKIGVIKEVRALTSLGLKEAKDLVDSAPKAVLEGASKEDAEKAKAALEGAGATVELK; encoded by the coding sequence ATGGCGAAGCTCAGCACCGACGAGCTCCTGTCCGCCTTCGAGGAGCTCACGCTCATCGAGCTCTCCGAGTTCGTGAAGGCCTTCGAGGAGAAGTTCGACGTCACCGCCGCGGCCCCGGCCGCCGTGGCCGTTGCCGCCCCTGCCGGCGGCGACGGTGCTGCCCCCGCCGAGGAGGAGAAGTCGGAGTTCGACGTCGTCCTCACGGCTGCCGGCGACAAGAAGATCGGCGTCATCAAGGAGGTGCGCGCCCTCACGTCCCTCGGCCTGAAGGAGGCCAAGGACCTGGTGGACAGCGCGCCGAAGGCGGTCCTCGAGGGCGCCAGCAAGGAAGACGCGGAGAAGGCCAAGGCTGCCCTCGAGGGCGCCGGCGCCACCGTCGAGCTCAAGTGA
- the rplJ gene encoding 50S ribosomal protein L10 has translation MARPDKAAAVAEIADKFRESNAAVLTEYRGLTVAQLKDLRRSLSGNATYAVVKNTLTGIAAKEAGVEGLDASLKGPSAIAFVTGDPVEAAKGLRDFAKANPALVIKGGVLEGNALTAAEITKLADLESREVLLARVAGGLKATLTRAAYAFTAKPTQVARIIDALREKQDSEGAAA, from the coding sequence ATGGCGAGGCCGGACAAGGCAGCCGCCGTCGCGGAGATCGCGGACAAGTTCCGCGAGTCCAACGCGGCCGTGCTGACCGAGTACCGCGGGCTCACCGTTGCGCAGCTCAAGGATCTGCGCCGGTCGCTCAGCGGCAACGCAACCTACGCCGTGGTGAAGAACACGCTGACGGGGATCGCGGCCAAGGAGGCCGGTGTCGAGGGTCTCGACGCCAGCCTGAAGGGCCCGTCCGCCATCGCATTCGTGACCGGGGACCCGGTCGAGGCTGCGAAGGGTCTGCGTGACTTCGCCAAGGCGAACCCCGCACTGGTCATCAAGGGCGGTGTCCTCGAGGGGAACGCCCTGACCGCCGCGGAGATCACGAAGCTCGCGGACCTCGAGTCCCGCGAGGTTCTGCTGGCCAGGGTGGCCGGCGGGCTGAAGGCCACGCTGACCCGTGCGGCGTACGCGTTCACCGCCAAGCCCACTCAGGTCGCCCGCATCATCGATGCCCTGCGTGAGAAGCAGGACTCGGAGGGTGCCGCCGCGTGA